A window from Bufo bufo chromosome 1, aBufBuf1.1, whole genome shotgun sequence encodes these proteins:
- the LOC120990092 gene encoding olfactory receptor 1468-like, giving the protein MSELKSEVQLVRDDARRLDERAEQAEKRISDVEDQVSELSKEFRALKMTNLTVVTDFFLLGFQGRQLFRNVLFLLFLLVFVASICGNLLIIILVSTSKNLQTPMYFFISQLSISDILLSTDIVPSLLYILLNNGGAVSFIGCMTQLYFFLTPEAFECFLLAVMSYDRYVAICNPLRYAAIMTNRFCINLITMCWLLDTFLSFIVTITSSKLNFCGSNIIDHLFCDLVPLLDLSCSDTFPVHLEIFVLGITNVMVPTAIIVVSYTYIVISVLRIPSSTGRQKAFSTCSSHLIVVSIFYWTIFIVYVFPNSIQTRVTDKILSLLYTVFTPFINPVIYSLRNKDIKEAVEKVFHKHVM; this is encoded by the exons ATGAGTGAACTGAAATCAGAAGTTCAATTGGTTAGAGACGATGCTAGAAGGTTAGATGAGAGAGCTGAACAGGCAGAAAAAAGAATTAGTGATGTAGAAGATCAAGTCTCTGAATTATCAAAAGAATTTAGAGCTCTGAAAATG ACAAATCTGACTGTGGTCACAGACTTTTTTCTGTTGGGATTTCAAGGCAGACAACTTTTTAGAAATGTTCTCTTCCTTCTGTTCCTTCTTGTCTTTGTTGCCTCAATATGTGGGAATCTCCTGATCATCATCCTGGTGTCCACTAGCAAGAACCTCCAGACTCCAATGTACTTCTTCATCTCACAACTGTCCATCAGTGACATCTTATTATCCACAGATATTGTCCCCAGCCTGCTCTACATCCTACTGAATAATGGAGGAGCCGTCAGTTTTATTGGTTGTATGACTCAGCTTTATTTTTTCTTAACCCCCGAGGCATTTGAATGTTTTCTTCTCGCTGTGATgtcttatgacagatatgtggccATCTGTAATCCCCTCCGTTATGCCGCTATCATGACTAATAGATTTTGTATTAACTTAATCACTATGTGTTGGTTGTTAGATACTTTTCTTTCATTCATTGTGACTATAACATCATCCAAGCTAAACTTTTGTGGGTCAAATATCATCGACCATTTATTCTGTGACCTTGTCCCCTTACTAGACCTGTCCTGTTCTGACACCTTCCCTGTTCACTTGGAGATTTTTGTTTTGGGAATTACAAATGTAATGGTCCCAACCGCAATCATTGTAGTGTCTTATACTTACATTGTGATATCAGTCTTAAGGATTCCATCCAGTACTGGTAGAcagaaagccttctccacctgtagCTCCCACCTCATTGTGGTCTCCATATTTTACTGGACAATATTTATTGTCTATGTTTTTCCAAACAGTATACAAACACGAGTTACTGATAAAATCCTCtctctgctgtatactgtatttactcCATTTATTAACCCCGTTATATACAGTCTGAGAAATAAAGACATTAAGGAGGCCGTAGAGAAAGTATTCCATAAACATGTCATGTAA